One Oscillatoria salina IIICB1 DNA segment encodes these proteins:
- the psaD gene encoding photosystem I reaction center subunit II PsaD encodes MAEGLSGQTPIFGGSTGGMLTKALVEEKYAITWTSSQEQVFEMPTGGAAIMREGENLLYLARKEHCIALGAQLRTNFKPKITDYKIYRVFPNGETQYLHPADGVFPENVNEGRPYNGKKDRNIGSNPEPATLKFSGKKPYEV; translated from the coding sequence ATGGCAGAAGGACTTTCTGGACAAACTCCGATCTTTGGTGGCAGCACAGGCGGTATGCTAACCAAAGCCTTAGTAGAAGAAAAATACGCGATTACTTGGACAAGTTCCCAAGAGCAAGTGTTTGAAATGCCTACAGGTGGTGCAGCAATCATGCGCGAAGGTGAAAACTTGCTTTATCTCGCTCGTAAAGAACACTGCATCGCTCTCGGAGCGCAGTTGCGGACTAATTTTAAACCGAAAATTACCGACTATAAGATTTACCGAGTTTTCCCCAACGGCGAAACTCAATATCTTCACCCTGCTGATGGTGTCTTCCCAGAAAATGTCAACGAAGGTCGTCCTTATAATGGCAAGAAAGACAGAAACATTGGCAGCAACCCCGAACCTGCTACTCTGAAGTTCTCTGGTAAAAAACCATACGAAGTTTAG